A segment of the Devriesea agamarum genome:
ACCAGTACTGACGGGTATTACCAATGGGCGCCACGTTCTCGTACGTGAAGAGATAGGTCGATGACGACAGCGGTGAGTCGTGAGTCACCGTCACCGCGGCATAGTTTGAACCGTCATTGGGACGGACACCATATGCGGGGGTGAGTTCGGTGCCGCTGGTCGCCGACAGAGGAGACGTGTAGCGCGAGTAGCCCTTGAAGTTCGACGCAGGGTCGGACAGAGTGATCTTGTCGATCCAGCGCCCGTAGCTACCCTCGCCACCACGGTCAAAGTCAAACACCGTGTAGGTAATCGACTTCGGGGTCTTCGGGAACTTGAAGGTCACGGTCTGTTTGGGCATGAGGTTATTTTCGGGGCCACCAGCAGGCCGCTGCTGAGCGAGCACGAGACCCTTACCGTTCGGCTGCGATGGTTCCCCCGGAGAGCCGGTCAGCCTAATGGCAACCCCACCGATCGAGTCCCATCCTGCGTTGAAGCCGATGGAGAAGTCCCCGACGGTTCCATCCTTCGTCATGGAGTCAGGTGTACCGACAATGCGCTCCTGGGACACATACATCTCGACGTCGGGCTTACCTGCGGCGTCACTGCGCAGCATCACGCTACGGCGAGCGTCATAGCCCTGCTTGCCCGAGACAATCTTCGAGCTGGACCAGTCCAGGGTGTAGCAGCCAGACACACCCGATGCAGAGGCCGCGTATGCCGGTGCCGTAGAGGTCAGTGCCGCGACAGGGACAGTCCATGCCGCGCCCTTGGCAAAGGCCCTCCGCTTGATGTTCGTCGTGTCGCCCACTAGAGCTTCCCCTTTGCGATTACAAGGTTTTATCGTACACGTTCCCTTTGGTCGTTATAGAGGATACATGACCCACGGCATACCGACAAGTTCGCCAACAAACTACGCAGTTCTACACTGTGTCGAGCGGGACGGCTCACCCCATAACCCGAGAGTTCGACCAGCTCCTCGCCCACGAGAAACCCGGCGCCTGAGCATCTGCCCCGCCCCGACGCAGGAAACGCCGCAGCGACATATCCGAGCTCATTTACGGGGTCACCATCAGCGAAACACCAACGATCGCCACCATCGGATTTGCGCGAAGCCTCTACCAGATTTATGCGGAGCCCCCACCGATAGACGAACATTTAAAGATGTCCACCCATTCAAGGTGAATAGCAAATAAATGAAGGCGGCAGGAGAATGGAACCTAGCGCGAACACCAGAACACACGCCTTGGCACGAATCGGCACCGGGGGTAGCCAAATAGAGGGAAACTGCGAGTCACACTTCGAGAAGTAAACTCCTCCGAAGTTTCGTCAAGCACTCACCATCAGCAGGCGCGCGTCACAGACCCGAATACGAATGCATGCCGTTGAGCATCGTATTGACAACGGTGAAGTTGAGAATCAGGCAAACCACACCGACCAGCGAGAAAATCGCAGCGCGAGTGCCCCTGAAACCGCGGGTGCTGCGAGCATGCAAATACGCCGCATAAACCACCCAGATAACAAACGTCCACACTTCTTTGGGATCCCATCCCCAAGGACGACCCCACGCATAGTTAGCCCAAATAGCACCCGCGATCAGCGTAAAGGTCCACAGCACGAACCCGATCGCGTTAA
Coding sequences within it:
- a CDS encoding LPS-assembly protein LptD translates to MGDTTNIKRRAFAKGAAWTVPVAALTSTAPAYAASASGVSGCYTLDWSSSKIVSGKQGYDARRSVMLRSDAAGKPDVEMYVSQERIVGTPDSMTKDGTVGDFSIGFNAGWDSIGGVAIRLTGSPGEPSQPNGKGLVLAQQRPAGGPENNLMPKQTVTFKFPKTPKSITYTVFDFDRGGEGSYGRWIDKITLSDPASNFKGYSRYTSPLSATSGTELTPAYGVRPNDGSNYAAVTVTHDSPLSSSTYLFTYENVAPIGNTRQYWYLDDPKGYYLQEIAVGDFKVCF